The Pieris rapae chromosome 16, ilPieRapa1.1, whole genome shotgun sequence genome includes a region encoding these proteins:
- the LOC110997280 gene encoding transcription initiation factor TFIID subunit 5: MGEKSTPLLAVLQLLKKYNLKGTEEILRKEANLGDTEFQNLDLPEVEIANILSVHHTESDPFTYEHAYDCLKKFIENSLDICKYELSTLLYPVFVHMYLSLILYDHHEHAAKFLERFGPEQEDYYQDDLQQLSIVKAKEQIKGNELAEIYSTNKFDVQLSRDASSQLKRFLHEQKSSPVIINIINNHILIDIHDGPGRTQAQVKATAGGILGEASRNENRAKVYYGLLKEPYIEVLATPPEDEEEVEETPDKPKKKKAKKDNVFMKKPKVDPNAPPTDRIPLPELKETDKIEKGKALREASKRVQLGPETLPSICFYTLLNSGHTALCADICDDSSLLAVGFNTSNIKVWTLTSVRLRGMKSVDKLQDIDKEAGDVLVRMMEEKDRDTCRTLFGHSGPVYKVAFDPFKTLLLSCSEDSTIRLWSLQCWTCVVVYRGHVWPVWDVRWSPHGHYFASASHDRTARLWATDHHQPLRFFAGHLSDVDCVQFHPNSNYVATGSSDRTVRLWDCFTGSQLRLMTGHKRPILTLSFSVCGRWLASGGGGGEVVIWDLSSGAPAAHLPLHHTAPVTALAFSRDGALLASGSLDCTIKLWDFALITDESTNDENIASSSPAKEDKILLRSFATKNSPLKNLHFTRRNLLLAVGSYEGSS; this comes from the exons atgggGGAGAAATCGACCCCTCTTTTGGCAGTATTACagctattaaagaaatataatttaaag GGCACTGAAGAAATTTTGCGAAAAGAAGCTAACTTGGGAGATACCGAGTTCCAAAACTTAGATTTACCTGAAGTTGAGATAGCAAACATACTCTCAGTACACCACACTGAGAGCGATCCTTTTACATATGAACATGCATATGACTgtcttaaaaaatttattgaaaactcTCTTGATATTTGCAAG TATGAATTGTCAACTCTCTTGTATCCCGTATTTGTTCATATGTACTTATCATTGATATTGTATGATCATCATGAACATGCGGCAAAATTTTTGGAAAGATTTGGTCCAGAACAAGAAGATTATTACCAGGATGATCTACAACAACTATCTATTGTAAAAGCTAAAGAGCAAATTAAAGGAAATGAATTAGCAGAGATTTACag caCAAACAAATTTGATGTTCAGCTATCCAGAGATGCTTCTTCACAATTAAAGAGATTTCTTCATGAGCAGAAGAGTTCTCCAgtgattattaatataattaacaatcaCATTCTGATTGACATACATGATGGTCCCGGTAGGACACAAGCTCAAGTGAAAGCAACTGCTGGAGGAATTCTTGGGGAGGCCTCCAGAAATG AAAATCGTGCAAAGGTTTACTATGGGCTTCTAAAGGAGCCATACATTGAAGTTCTTGCTACCCCACCTGAGGATGAAGAGGAAGTGGAGGAAACACCTGACAAACCTAAAAAGAAAAAGGCAAAAAAGgataatgtatttatgaaaaaaccAAAAGTTGATCCAAATGCACCACCCACAGACAGAATACCACTACCTGAATT gaAAGAAAcagataaaatagaaaaaggCAAAGCGCTAAGAGAGGCTTCAAAGCGAGTCCAGTTGGGACCAGAAACTCTGCCTTCCATTTGCTTCTATACATTACTGAACAGCGGACATACTGCTTTATGTGCAGACATATGTGACGACTCTTCTTTGCTGGCTGTTGGTTTTAACACTTCGAATATTAAG GTTTGGACTCTGACATCAGTCAGGCTTCGAGGCATGAAATCCGTGGACAAATTGCAAGATATAGACAAGGAAGCAG GTGATGTCTTGGTAAGGATGATGGAAGAAAAAGACAGAGATACTTGTCGCACTCTGTTTGGTCATAGCGGACCAGTGTATAAAGTCGCGTTTGATCCTTTCAAAACATTACTGCTGTCTTGCTCTGAGGATTCTACaa TTCGTCTATGGTCGCTGCAATGCTGGACGTGTGTGGTCGTGTACCGTGGCCACGTTTGGCCGGTATGGGACGTCCGATGGTCACCCCACGGACATTACTTTGCGTCCGCCTCACACGATCGTACGGCGCGTCTTTGGGCCACTGACCATCATCAGCCTTTGAGGTTCTTTGCTGGACATCTTTCGGACGTCGAT TGCGTGCAGTTCCACCCAAACTCAAACTACGTGGCGACGGGATCCAGTGACCGAACTGTGCGTCTTTGGGACTGTTTCACAGGGTCACAACTTCGGCTCATGACAGGACACAAG CGTCCCATACTAACGCTGTCCTTCTCTGTGTGCGGTCGTTGGCTTGCATCGGGTGGTGGTGGTGGCGAAGTGGTCATTTGGGATCTGTCGTCGGGGGCTCCAGCGGCCCATCTCCCTCTGCATCATACAGCACCTGTCACTGCTCTAGCTTTCAGCCGGGATGGAGCACTACTTGCCTCAG GATCCTTAGATTGTACAATAAAGTTATGGGACTTTGCACTGATCACGGATGAAAGTACTAATGATGAAAACATTGCTAGCAGTTCACCAGCAAAAGAAGACAAGATTTTGCTAAGATCTTTTGCAACTAAGAACTCCCCATTAAAGAATTTGCACTTCACACGTCGCAACCTTTTGTTAGCTGTAGGGTCATATGAAGGAAGTTCCTAA
- the LOC110997281 gene encoding integrator complex subunit 10, whose product MPAIDANINESDEDYIISRAKEAQKHNIYSAKAWMLTAKTLFPTNFKIQFEAYLMEKQSGNVQEAAECFSSLMGSRQNLTDLLPEISLIANALKSNEPCFLCQMFDKISPDIQLTILKTSVENSDDTMEHCRLLVLLLKKFPQLGVDSLVKTLINAEKFFSDNKYARLLVVETLPLLSSLESPRLLQRLVVKAMDFYNTYIYEDNEHDITDPWQRLFSVLDLLGKQLAWDPYLVNYNNTLNRETYLQKLLTLRSTEDCRQLLYCGLSFFLRSLHEYKSLKGNHILVESLVDPDLPPSKRRKGDIEVTGVSAYQFQTAANCWELLHSNDIISREFMKLTSQLQTKPWLEGFTDELALYRGQYEEALPTSNITSLTSNIIRVSIHYFQKNYISCVESILAALPQLPAIDGVLEADLIVGGKHRHLHFLPLTKVAIVHYFCSILIRILLNTGNTADLTYGHMLVLMQLGWPQEESIFLRILDVFKHTGVFHYHLFSAYIVHIDILEELSYIWNEQGKSIVLDILPNSQQHLGQRRIGTRGADKGVKDDFKQAMKAQVARANESVLNLMIQFITSERSYLLQVL is encoded by the coding sequence ATGCCAGCTATAGATGCAAATATCAATGAAAGTGACGAGGACTATATAATATCAAGAGCCAAAGAAGCTCAAaagcataatatatattcggCTAAAGCATGGATGTTAACGGCCAAAACTTTGTTTCCTACCAATTTTAAGATTCAGTTTGAAGCGTATTTAATGGAGAAACAATCTGGTAATGTACAGGAAGCTGCTGAATGTTTCAGTTCATTAATGGGATCGCGACAAAATCTTACAGACCTCCTGCCCGAAATATCTTTAATAGCAAATGCATTAAAGTCTAATGAACCATGTTTTTTGTGTCAaatgtttgataaaatatcCCCAGATATTCAATTAACCATCCTGAAAACCAGTGTAGAAAATAGTGATGATACAATGGAGCACTGTCGTTTATTAGTGcttctattaaaaaagttcCCTCAACTTGGAGTTGACAGCCTTGTGAAAACCTTAATTAATGCTGAAAAATTCTTCtctgataataaatatgcCAGATTACTTGTTGTTGAAACTTTACCACTCTTAAGTTCATTAGAATCACCAAGGCTCTTGCAGCGGCTAGTGGTAAAGGCTATGGATTTCTACAacacatatatttatgaagACAATGAGCATGATATCACAGATCCTTGGCAGAGGCTTTTTAgtgttttagatttattagGAAAACAGTTAGCCTGGGACCCATACTTGGTAAACTACAACAATACTTTGAATAGGGAAACTTACTTACAAAAACTTCTAACATTGAGAAGTACAGAAGATTGCAGGCAATTATTATACTGTGGATTATCTTTTTTTCTTAGGTCATTACATGagtataaatctttaaaaggaAACCATATTCTTGTTGAATCCTTAGTTGATCCTGACTTGCCACCTTCAAAACGAAGAAAGGGTGATATTGAAGTGACTGGTGTATCAGCCTATCAGTTTCAGACAGCTGCAAATTGTTGGGAGCTATTACATAgtaatgatattatttcaagGGAATTTATGAAACTTACATCCCAACTGCAAACTAAACCATGGTTGGAAGGATTTACAGATGAATTAGCTCTGTACAGAGGCCAATATGAAGAAGCTTTGCCCACATCTAATATAACAAGTCTAACATCAAATATTATCAGAGTCTCAATACATTACTTTCAAAAGAATTACATCAGTTGTGTTGAAAGTATTCTAGCTGCTTTACCTCAATTGCCTGCAATAGATGGTGTTTTAGAAGCTGATTTGATTGTTGGTGGTAAACATAGACATTTGCATTTTTTACCACTTACTAAAGTTGCTATAGTACATTACTTCTGTTCAATATTAATCAGAATATTGCTAAATACAGGCAACACTGCAGACCTTACTTATGGTCACATGTTAGTCCTCATGCAATTAGGGTGGCCTCAAGAAGAATCAATATTTCTACGTATCTTAGATGTGTTCAAGCATACAGGTGTCTTTCACTACCATCTCTTCTCAGCTTATATTGTccatatagatatattagaaGAACTTAGTTATATTTGGAATGAACAAGGAAAATCTATTGTTTTGGATATTCTTCCAAATTCTCAACAACATCTAGGACAAAGAAGAATAGGAACAAGAGGAGCCGATAAGGGGGTTAAAGACGATTTCAAACAAGCTATGAAAGCACAAGTAGCTCGAGCAAATGAatctgtattaaatttaatgatacaGTTTATAACATCAGAACGGTCATATTTATTGCaagttttataa
- the LOC110997285 gene encoding pyruvate kinase-like: MALPWHIPLEALPSYREKERSIEPSLIKHYSKLNVHENPCEELQTGLLCEIGINNKEPTTIQRLIAAGMTVARLNIRDLEPDACTQLLQSIRQAVYNYSAELEYVYPLALLVDVRGPDIITGELKGGPHTTIELKEHDLIRLTIDTSWRESGTVDCLFVGYDHLTDLQTGDLIFIDCLTSGKVKLIVDEIGDDSIECTIATGGVIGAKMAVHISKVPHEINTKKLNKSIESLSYSESLEQPFEHIEEQIAFAIASDIDGILVPNTQTPQDIRVVKDILSEKGKHILVFACIETVLGFDNIESLLVESDGLYVDRCVLSTDLPVEKIFIAQKSILAKCNSIGKPCIFKAVLNEQIPTLCVNDIANIVLDGADVLSLELHYDSPLKKLVPGYDAVKMAENCVAAAAVICRHAERIIWRPKIYGVTELMQTSFEEPTKAIGVTAVELATRSRAVVIICLTNSGRTAKILSHAKPSCPIVAVTRACHTARQLRFWRGVRAMHYFETAKTTWPLEVDSRIHAALDYCKAKRILRAGDAYVVVTGSRRGAGYCDTIRLLYASARETVPVEF; encoded by the coding sequence aTGGCTTTGCCGTGGCATATACCATTGGAAGCTTTACCTTCTTACAGAGAGAAAGAGCGCTCTATTGAACCgtctttaataaaacattatagtaAATTGAACGTACACGAAAACCCATGTGAGGAATTGCAAACAGGTCTTCTTTGTGAAAttggtataaataataaagagcCTACGACTATACAACGCCTCATTGCAGCTGGAATGACTGTTGCTCGTTTGAATATCCGTGATTTGGAACCGGACGCTTGTACACAATTGCTACAAAGTATTAGACAAGCTGTATATAATTACAGTGCTGAATTAGAATATGTTTATCCTTTGGCGCTTTTAGTCGATGTAAGAGGTCCAGACATAATCACTGGGGAACTTAAAGGTGGACCACATACAACCATTGAGCTAAAGGAGCATGATTTAATAAGATTGACTATAGATACCAGTTGGCGGGAAAGTGGCACTGTCGATTGTTTATTTGTTGGATATGACCATTTAACTGACTTACAAACTGGGGACTTGATATTTATAGATtgtttaacatcaggtaaagttaaattaatagtcGATGAAATTGGTGATGATTCTATCGAATGTACAATTGCAACGGGTGGCGTAATTGGAGCAAAAATGGCTGTTCATATTTCAAAAGTTCCACATGagataaatactaaaaaattgAACAAAAGTATTGAATCGCTATCTTATAGCGAATCTTTAGAACAACCCTTCGAGCACATTGAAGAGCAAATAGCATTTGCTATAGCTTCGGATATTGATGGCATTTTAGTACCTAACACTCAAACACCGCAAGATATTCGAGtagttaaagatattttatctgAAAAGGGTAAACATATTCTCGTTTTTGCTTGTATTGAAACTGTTTTAGGATTTGATAATATAGAAAGTTTGTTAGTTGAATCCGACGGCCTTTATGTGGACAGATGTGTATTAAGCACTGATTTACcagtagaaaaaatattcattgcgCAAAAATCTATTTTGGCAAAATGTAACTCTATTGGTAAGCCATGCATATTTAAAGCTGTTCTGAATGAACAGATTCCTACACTATGTGTAAACGATATCGCCAACATTGTATTGGACGGCGCAGACGTCTTATCGCTAGAACTGCACTACGATTCGCCATTGAAAAAGTTAGTACCGGGCTACGATGCAGTAAAAATGGCCGAGAATTGTGTTGCTGCTGCTGCAGTTATTTGTAGACACGCAGAAAGAATTATTTGGAGACCAAAAATTTATGGTGTAACCGAACTTATGCAGACATCTTTTGAAGAGCCTACAAAAGCAATTGGGGTGACCGCTGTTGAGCTTGCTACGCGTTCTAGAGCAGTTGTTATAATTTGTCTCACAAATTCTGGACGCACTGCAAAAATTCTTTCGCATGCCAAGCCCTCTTGTCCGATAGTAGCAGTGACTAGAGCATGTCATACAGCAAGACAATTACGTTTTTGGAGAGGTGTTCGTGCTATGCATTACTTTGAGACCGCTAAAACTACTTGGCCATTGGAAGTAGATTCACGTATACACGCTGCTCTGGATTATTGTAAAGCAAAAAGAATATTACGCGCGGGAGATGCATACGTAGTAGTGACAGGATCAAGGCGCGGGGCAGGTTATTGTGATACTATAAGATTGTTATATGCTAGTGCTCGAGAAACAGTTCcagtagaattctga